The Acetivibrio saccincola genome window below encodes:
- a CDS encoding S1C family serine protease: MFSDGKERFKNFTRILLTVVFTTLAIALVMIFGLTSYISKNNVSKNPDFSLQKQNTQMDENPDNPPRNIQVGYSEDNNFVADVARNASPGVVGISVLKVDSNALFDTGASQKWGIGSGVIVSPEGYILTNHHVVGGRNKKIIVSLADGRNIEGVSVWCEPVLDLAIVKIEAPDLVAVPLGDASKLKVGEPAIAIGNPLGLQFQTTVTSGIISALNRTIEITTDLGTSYMEDLIQTDASINPGNSGGPLLNSKGEVIGINTIKVASAEGMGFAIPINVAKPIIKRYVSFGEFIEPYIGVFAYDREVIKYLDGNIDLEHGIYVANIDENGPAYRSGIRTGDIITHIDGREIDTMMELRSYIYSKDPGDKVTVIYDSKGETKEVEIILAAKEGYGENR; the protein is encoded by the coding sequence ATGTTTAGTGATGGCAAAGAAAGATTCAAAAATTTTACAAGGATATTGCTGACGGTGGTTTTCACAACTTTAGCAATAGCCTTAGTTATGATTTTTGGGCTTACAAGTTATATATCGAAAAACAATGTATCTAAAAATCCTGATTTTTCTTTACAAAAACAAAATACTCAAATGGATGAGAATCCTGATAATCCTCCAAGGAATATTCAGGTGGGATATTCAGAGGATAACAATTTTGTTGCAGATGTTGCAAGAAATGCATCTCCGGGGGTAGTTGGGATATCGGTTTTAAAAGTTGACAGCAACGCCCTGTTTGATACAGGGGCTTCCCAGAAATGGGGAATAGGCTCCGGGGTAATTGTCAGCCCTGAAGGGTATATTCTTACAAATCACCATGTAGTCGGAGGCAGAAACAAAAAAATTATAGTATCCCTGGCCGATGGAAGAAATATTGAAGGGGTGTCTGTGTGGTGTGAACCAGTACTGGATCTGGCAATAGTGAAAATAGAAGCCCCGGATCTCGTGGCTGTACCTTTGGGGGACGCAAGCAAGCTCAAGGTGGGGGAACCTGCCATAGCGATAGGAAACCCTTTAGGACTTCAATTTCAAACAACGGTGACATCAGGGATTATAAGTGCATTAAACCGTACCATTGAAATAACCACCGACCTTGGAACAAGTTATATGGAGGATTTAATCCAGACTGATGCCAGCATAAACCCCGGTAACAGTGGGGGACCCTTGTTAAATTCCAAAGGGGAGGTTATAGGAATAAATACAATAAAAGTAGCCAGTGCAGAGGGAATGGGGTTTGCAATACCCATAAACGTGGCAAAACCCATTATTAAGAGATATGTTAGTTTCGGTGAGTTTATAGAGCCCTATATAGGGGTTTTTGCCTACGACAGGGAAGTGATAAAATATTTAGACGGCAATATAGATTTAGAACATGGGATATATGTTGCCAATATAGATGAAAACGGACCTGCATACAGAAGCGGGATACGGACAGGGGATATAATAACCCATATTGACGGAAGGGAAATTGATACAATGATGGAATTAAGAAGTTATATATACTCTAAAGATCCTGGAGATAAAGTGACAGTAATATATGACAGCAAGGGTGAGACAAAAGAGGTGGAAATTATACTGGCAGCCAAAGAAGGTTATGGGGAAAACAGATAA
- a CDS encoding M14 family metallopeptidase, protein METLRLGSTGPNVKLIQSLLIKLGYSPGQIDGVYGSQTQRAVIDFQRDNGLTPDGIVRERTWNVFLKFLRGYDIYTVRSGDTLYNIAGRYNTTLNTIITANPGINPNLIYPGQQIVVPYNIEVVFTDIDYTYEILERDIEGLKARYPFLETGSIGTSVLGKNLYYLKLGNGPNEVFYNSAHHSLEWITSPLVMKFAENFLKAYSEGGQIRGYDIADIWNRSSIYIVPMVNPDGVDLVLKGLDPSYPFYEQLLAWNTTGRPFSEVWNANIRGVDLNRNYPARWELGKAQEEELGVYGPGPTRYGGPYPLSEPETTAIANFTNRRDFSLVISYHSQGRVIFWSFLDLAPPESLEIANLFARASGYEVADVPPEAAFAGYKDWFIQEYRRPGFTIEVGLGRNPLPIQQFDTIYRNNEEIMLLAPLL, encoded by the coding sequence ATGGAGACTTTAAGACTTGGGTCAACAGGACCAAATGTAAAACTTATTCAAAGCCTTTTAATAAAACTGGGATATTCACCCGGTCAAATAGACGGTGTCTATGGTTCCCAAACCCAAAGAGCGGTTATTGATTTTCAAAGGGATAACGGTCTTACCCCCGATGGTATTGTGAGGGAAAGAACGTGGAATGTGTTTTTAAAGTTTTTAAGAGGATACGATATTTATACCGTCAGGTCAGGGGATACCCTTTACAATATCGCCGGAAGGTACAATACCACGCTAAATACAATTATAACTGCAAACCCGGGGATAAACCCAAACCTTATATATCCCGGACAGCAGATAGTTGTCCCCTATAACATAGAAGTGGTTTTTACCGACATTGATTATACATATGAGATACTGGAAAGAGACATAGAAGGCCTGAAAGCTAGGTATCCTTTTCTGGAAACAGGCTCCATTGGCACAAGTGTTTTAGGTAAAAACCTATACTATTTAAAATTGGGAAACGGACCTAATGAAGTCTTTTACAACAGTGCACACCACTCCCTTGAATGGATTACCAGCCCGCTGGTTATGAAATTTGCCGAAAACTTTCTAAAGGCATACTCTGAAGGCGGTCAGATAAGGGGATATGATATAGCTGATATATGGAATAGGAGCAGCATATATATCGTCCCTATGGTAAATCCTGACGGAGTAGATCTGGTATTAAAAGGTCTTGATCCTTCATATCCTTTTTATGAACAGCTTCTTGCCTGGAATACCACCGGAAGGCCTTTTTCAGAAGTTTGGAATGCCAACATCCGTGGCGTTGATTTAAATAGAAATTATCCCGCCAGATGGGAACTGGGAAAAGCCCAGGAAGAAGAACTTGGCGTATACGGACCGGGACCTACAAGGTACGGCGGTCCATACCCTCTGTCAGAACCTGAGACAACGGCTATTGCAAATTTCACCAACCGGCGGGATTTCAGTCTGGTTATTTCATATCATTCACAAGGAAGGGTTATTTTCTGGTCTTTTTTGGACCTGGCTCCACCTGAATCTTTAGAAATTGCAAATCTCTTTGCAAGAGCCAGCGGTTATGAAGTTGCTGATGTTCCCCCTGAAGCTGCTTTTGCAGGCTATAAAGATTGGTTTATACAAGAATACCGCCGGCCAGGCTTTACAATTGAAGTGGGCTTAGGCAGAAATCCCCTTCCAATACAACAGTTCGATACAATATACAGAAACAATGAGGAAATCATGCTCTTAGCCCCATTGTTATAA
- a CDS encoding DUF951 domain-containing protein produces the protein MSVPKFYIGDIVELKKQHPCGNKQWEITRLGIDIKIKCLGCGHQVMLPRIKFEKSVKKIIQSKQNQDTEN, from the coding sequence ATGTCAGTTCCTAAATTTTACATAGGGGATATTGTAGAGTTAAAAAAGCAGCATCCTTGTGGAAATAAACAGTGGGAAATTACAAGGCTAGGGATAGATATTAAAATTAAATGTTTAGGCTGCGGGCACCAGGTAATGCTTCCGAGGATAAAATTTGAAAAAAGCGTAAAAAAAATTATACAATCTAAACAAAACCAAGATACAGAAAATTAA
- a CDS encoding COG2426 family protein, with translation MEKLIPYAIITFISAIPLIEQRGSIPIGILLFNLNPALVFLTCLFGSLIPAPIILLLFNPIFNWLKKFKFLNWFTGFIENRLQKNTPKIEKYKEIGLIIFIGIPLPTTGVWTGSAVAAVLGLDMKKSLFCALLGALISAIILTVLSFFAPAILGSIGIDIENLGDKIRWLSESSLNFVV, from the coding sequence ATGGAAAAATTAATACCTTATGCTATTATTACTTTTATTTCAGCAATTCCTCTGATTGAGCAAAGGGGATCTATACCTATAGGAATTTTGCTTTTTAATTTAAACCCCGCTTTAGTTTTTTTAACTTGCCTTTTTGGAAGTTTAATACCTGCACCTATAATTCTTTTGTTATTTAATCCTATATTTAATTGGCTGAAAAAATTTAAGTTTTTAAACTGGTTTACAGGCTTTATAGAAAACAGACTTCAGAAAAACACACCTAAAATTGAAAAATATAAAGAAATTGGTCTTATTATATTTATTGGTATACCCCTTCCTACAACAGGTGTATGGACAGGATCAGCAGTGGCTGCTGTTTTAGGTCTTGATATGAAAAAGTCTCTTTTTTGTGCTTTATTAGGAGCCTTAATTTCAGCAATCATTCTCACAGTGCTGTCTTTCTTTGCTCCGGCAATACTAGGAAGTATAGGTATAGATATAGAAAATTTAGGGGATAAAATACGCTGGCTTTCTGAAAGCTCACTTAATTTTGTAGTTTAA